A region from the Panicum hallii strain FIL2 chromosome 1, PHallii_v3.1, whole genome shotgun sequence genome encodes:
- the LOC112897358 gene encoding uncharacterized protein LOC112897358, translated as MAPRRVLPLLVGALLLVLGLAVRGEADAPRLRGSVACLDCAAGHDLSGVVVAVRCADGGGAGLLRAAQTDARGAFDVAMPAAVAPSSSAPATPCAARVLGATEQLCAPRGLAVARVVPDRAPGPSSSSSSYALGSPLAFFTMRCRPASGGSAAAATMDAPDQQRQRDAPRVPPEARPAPPAMQAPVGAPPRAGGITSPPPFGVGGGLPLIFFFPFIPIIGIP; from the exons ATGGCACCTCGCCGCGTCCTCCCCCTCCTCGTCGGGgcgctcctcctcgtcctcggcctcgccgtgcggGGCGAGGCCGACGCACCCCGCCTCCGAGGCTCCGTCGCCTGCCTCGACTGCGCCGCGGGGCACGACCTCTCCG GTGTGGTGGTCGCGGTGAGATgcgccgacggcggcggcgcgggcctcCTCCGCGCGGCGCAGACGGACGCCCGCGGCGCGTTCGACGTGGCCATGCCAGCGGCAGTGGCGCCGTCGTCATCGGCCCCGGCCACGCCGTGCGCGGCGAGGGTCCTCGGCGCCACGGAGCAGCTCTGCGCGCCGCGGGGGCTCGCGGTGGCGCGCGTCGTCCCGGACCGGGCGCCTGgcccctcctcgtcgtcgtcctcctacGCGCTGGGCTCCCCCCTCGCCTTCTTCACGATGAGGTGCCGTCCAGCTAGCGGCGGCTCTGCTGCCGCGGCGACCATGGACGCCCCtgaccagcagcggcagcgggATGCCCCGCGGGTGCCGCCGGAGGCAAGGCCCGCGCCCCCGGCGATGCAGGCGCCGGTGGgcgctcccccgcgcgccgGAGGCATCACCAGCCCGCCGCCATTCGGCGTGGGAGGAGGGCTGcctctcatcttcttcttcccgTTCATCCCCATCATCGGCATCCCCTGA
- the LOC112879751 gene encoding 40S ribosomal protein S14, which translates to MSGRKKTREPKEENVTLGPAVREGEYVFGVAHIFASFNDTFIHVTDLSGRETLVRITGGMKVKADRDESSPYAAMLASQDVAQRCKELGITALHIKLRATGGNKTKTPGPGAQSALRALARSGMKIGRIEDVTPVPTDSTRRKGGRRGRRL; encoded by the exons ATG TCCGGGAGGAAGAAGACGCGGGAGCCCAAGGAGGAGAACGTGACGCTCGGCCCCGCCGTCCGCGAGGGAGAGTACGTCTTCGGCGTCGCCCACATCTTTGCCTCCTTCAATGACACCTTCATC CATGTGACGGATCTGTCTGGGAGGGAAACGCTCGTCCGCATCACTG GTGGCATGAAGGTTAAAGCTGATCGTGATGAGTCATCACCTTATGCTGCTATGCTTGCCTCACAGGATGTTGCTCAAAGATGCAAG GAGCTTGGGATTACTGCTCTGCACATTAAGCTCCGTGCTACTGGTGGAAACAAGACCAAAACTCCAGGTCCTGGTGCTCAGTCTGCCCTTAGAGCTCTTGCTCGATCTGGCATGAAGATTGGTCGTATTG AGGATGTCACCCCAGTCCCAACTGACAGCACACGCAGGAAGGGTGGCAGAAGGGGAAGGAGGCTGTAA
- the LOC112900326 gene encoding protein ORANGE-LIKE, chloroplastic, giving the protein MSCLAAPPAAPPAERVLLLVPAAPSRARSRGMHCAARGAAGGGARCGRRQLVLRRCSPAGESRVAGDGAPSSFCIIEGPETIEDFVKMQSQEIQDNIKSRRNKIFLLMEEVRRLRVQQRIRTAESKGASSEENEMPEIPSTIPFMPHASAKTMKQLYMTSFSVISGIIIFGGLIAPVLELKLGLGGTSYEDFIRTLHLPLQLSQVDPIVASFSGGAVGVISALMLVEVRNVRQQEKKRCTYCHGTGYLPCARCSASGSGMLLSTKPFSLTGNNMWSTNERCQNCSGARKVMCPTCLCTGMAMASEHDPRIDPFD; this is encoded by the exons ATGTcctgcctcgccgcgccgccggcggccccGCCCGCGGAGAGGGTGCTCCTGCTCGTACCGGCGGCGCCCTCGCGTGCCCGTTCCCGGGGGATGCATtgcgcggcgcggggggcggcagGGGGAGGAGCCCggtgcggccggcggcagctGGTGCTGCGGCGGTGCTCCCCGGCCGGCGAGTCCAGGGTGGCCGGGGACGGCGCCCCCTCCAG CTTTTGCATAATTGAAGGTCCGGAGACAATCGAGGACTTTGTTAAGATGCAATCGCAAGAGATTCAAGACAACATCAAGAGCCGCCGCAACAAAATTTTCCTTCTAATGGAAGAG GTCAGACGATTGAGAGTGCAGCAGCGAATCCGAACTGCTGAAAGCAAAGGTGCCAGCAGTGAAGAAAATGAGATGCCTGAGATTCCATCAACTATTCCATTTATGCCTCATGCG TCAGCAAAGACAATGAAGCAACTCTATATGACATCATTCTCTGTCATATCTGGGATAATCATTTTTGGAGGCTTGATAGCCCCAGTA CTTGAACTGAAATTAGGGCTTGGTGGTACATCTTATGAAGATTTTATACGGACCTTGCACTTGCCTCTTCAATTGAG TCAGGTAGACCCCATAGTGGCATCCTTTTCAGGTGGCGCAGTTGGTGTTATCTCAGCTTTAATGTTGGTTGAAGTGAGAAACGTCAGGcaacaagaaaagaaaagatgcaCATATTGTCATGGGACTG GATACTTGCCATGTGCTCGCTGTTCTGCTAGCGGGAGCGGGATGTTATTGAGTACAAAGCCCTTTTCACTAACAGGGAATAATATGTGGTCAACGAATGAAAGGTGTCAGAATTGTTCAGGGGCTAGAAAG GTGATGTGCCCGACATGCTTGTGCACAGGAATGGCGATGGCAAGCGAGCATGATCCACGGATAGATCCCTTTGATTAG